The Pseudomonas fluorescens genome includes a window with the following:
- a CDS encoding cyanate transporter, whose translation MENIRTSTTHAIWLMVSIVLVALNLRPSMAAVGPLLSAIRGEVPLSFSTASLLTMLPVMAMGLAMFLGMRIALRIGEHRTIVLSLLIIGIATASRLYLDSAAGLIASAIVAGLGIALIQAVMPALIKSRFADNVSLFMGLYVTSIMGGAAIAASFSPFVLTQTGSWRVGLAIWALLALVALGCWYAQRSNITPLPEAASRHHEAFSRNARAWLLAIFFGLGTASYTCVLAWLAPYYVEKGWSEQHAGLLLGFLTAMEVLSGLVTPAIANRSRDKRLVLSVLLALIIGGFCGLILSPERFSLLWACLLGLGIGGLFPMSLIVSLDHLDNPRRAGGLTAFVQGVGYLIAGLSPLIAGMIRDQLGSFEWAWWSLTAVMALMMVMVLRLDPKHYGQHIR comes from the coding sequence ATGGAAAACATTCGAACCTCAACCACCCACGCCATCTGGCTGATGGTCAGCATCGTCTTGGTGGCGCTGAACCTGCGACCCTCAATGGCAGCGGTCGGGCCCTTGTTGTCGGCCATTCGCGGCGAGGTGCCCTTGAGTTTCAGTACCGCCTCGCTGCTGACCATGTTGCCCGTCATGGCGATGGGCCTGGCGATGTTCCTGGGCATGCGCATCGCCCTGCGCATCGGAGAACACCGCACCATCGTGCTGTCGCTGTTGATCATTGGCATCGCCACGGCCTCGCGCTTGTACCTGGACAGCGCCGCCGGGTTGATCGCCAGTGCGATCGTGGCCGGGCTTGGGATCGCTTTGATCCAGGCGGTGATGCCGGCACTGATCAAGTCACGCTTCGCCGACAACGTCTCGCTGTTCATGGGCTTGTACGTCACCTCCATCATGGGCGGGGCGGCGATTGCCGCATCGTTTTCACCCTTTGTCCTGACGCAGACCGGCAGTTGGCGCGTCGGCCTGGCGATCTGGGCATTGTTGGCGCTGGTCGCCCTGGGCTGCTGGTACGCCCAGCGTTCGAACATCACGCCCTTGCCCGAAGCAGCGTCCCGGCATCACGAAGCGTTTTCCCGCAACGCCCGGGCCTGGCTCCTGGCGATTTTCTTTGGCCTGGGCACCGCTTCCTACACCTGCGTGCTGGCCTGGCTGGCGCCGTACTACGTGGAAAAGGGCTGGAGCGAACAGCACGCTGGCCTGCTGCTGGGGTTCCTCACGGCAATGGAAGTGTTATCCGGCCTGGTCACCCCGGCTATTGCCAACCGCAGCCGGGATAAACGCCTGGTCCTGAGCGTCCTGCTGGCCCTGATCATCGGCGGCTTCTGCGGCCTGATCCTCAGTCCGGAACGCTTCAGCCTGCTCTGGGCCTGCCTGCTGGGGCTGGGTATCGGCGGCCTATTCCCCATGAGCCTGATCGTATCCCTCGACCACCTGGACAACCCACGCCGGGCCGGTGGCCTTACCGCGTTCGTGCAGGGTGTCGGCTATCTCATCGCCGGCCTCTCGCCATTGATTGCCGGGATGATCCGCGACCAGTTGGGGAGTTTTGAGTGGGCCTGGTGGTCGCTCACGGCGGTCATGGCGTTGATGATGGTGATGGTATTGCGCCTGGACCCGAAACATTACGGACAGCACATCCGCTGA
- the copD gene encoding copper homeostasis membrane protein CopD has protein sequence MSDSINIALRFALYLDLMLLFGLAAFGLYSLRGQERASGAQLPFTPLLVTTAVLGGLLSFAAMACMAWAMSGVSDWVELWPHIEMMVLETDVGSSWTLRIAALLLAGVAATLNGRWPTLSLWLVMLGGAVALATLAWAGHGAMDEGERRNWHFITDFLHLWAAGGWVGALAAFALLLRQTEPQLAVLARTLTGFETAGAVIVVVISVTGVVNYLFIVGPNVEGLLDSTYGQLLALKLILFAAMLVFAALNRFHLSPLLEQARQTGEHGVAVNALRRSMVLEFCVAVIILGLVAWLGTLSPAME, from the coding sequence ATGAGCGACTCGATCAACATCGCCCTGCGGTTTGCCCTGTATTTGGATCTGATGTTGTTGTTCGGCCTGGCCGCGTTCGGGCTCTATAGCCTGCGAGGCCAGGAGCGGGCGTCGGGCGCGCAGTTGCCTTTCACACCGCTGCTAGTGACCACGGCGGTGCTGGGCGGACTGCTGTCCTTCGCCGCCATGGCGTGCATGGCCTGGGCCATGAGCGGTGTTTCAGACTGGGTCGAACTGTGGCCGCACATTGAAATGATGGTGTTGGAGACCGACGTCGGCTCGAGTTGGACACTGCGGATAGCGGCGCTGCTGTTGGCCGGTGTCGCCGCGACGCTCAATGGACGTTGGCCGACCCTCAGCCTATGGCTGGTCATGCTGGGCGGCGCTGTGGCGTTGGCGACGCTGGCCTGGGCCGGGCATGGCGCCATGGACGAAGGTGAGCGCCGCAACTGGCACTTCATCACCGACTTCCTGCACCTGTGGGCAGCGGGCGGCTGGGTCGGGGCCTTGGCCGCGTTTGCCCTGCTGCTTCGCCAGACCGAACCGCAGTTGGCGGTACTGGCCCGGACGTTAACCGGGTTTGAAACCGCCGGGGCGGTGATCGTGGTGGTCATCAGCGTGACGGGGGTGGTGAATTATCTGTTTATCGTCGGCCCGAATGTCGAAGGGCTGCTGGACAGCACTTATGGTCAGTTACTGGCGCTCAAGCTGATCTTGTTCGCGGCCATGTTGGTGTTCGCCGCGCTGAACCGCTTTCATCTGAGCCCATTGCTGGAACAGGCCCGACAGACCGGCGAGCACGGCGTTGCGGTGAATGCCCTGCGGCGCAGCATGGTGCTGGAGTTCTGTGTGGCGGTGATCATTCTGGGATTGGTGGCGTGGCTGGGGACGCTGAGCCCGGCGATGGAATAG
- the copC gene encoding copper homeostasis periplasmic binding protein CopC yields the protein MSLLKNAVAVVALSTGLLISGLAQAHPKLLSSTPAEGAEGAAPAKIELHFSENLMTKFSGAKLMMTEMPGMAAHSPMPMPAKVSGSDDPKTMVIVPNGPLSAGTYQVQWRAVSSDTHPITGNVTFKVK from the coding sequence ATGTCATTGCTCAAAAACGCTGTTGCTGTTGTCGCCCTGTCCACTGGCCTGTTGATCAGCGGCTTGGCCCAGGCCCATCCGAAGCTGCTTTCCTCTACCCCCGCCGAGGGCGCCGAGGGTGCGGCACCGGCAAAGATCGAGCTGCACTTTTCCGAAAACCTGATGACCAAGTTTTCCGGTGCCAAGCTGATGATGACCGAGATGCCCGGCATGGCGGCGCATTCGCCCATGCCCATGCCAGCCAAGGTCTCCGGCAGCGATGACCCGAAAACCATGGTCATTGTCCCGAATGGTCCCCTCAGCGCCGGCACCTATCAGGTCCAGTGGCGCGCGGTGTCGTCCGACACTCACCCGATCACCGGTAACGTCACGTTCAAGGTGAAGTGA
- a CDS encoding copper resistance protein B, with product MTTFFQYPMALIASLTLGATTSAWAAGNDMQGMDHSQMPGMDHSQMQGMDSMQGMDSMQGMEPMQSAPTTSRTPIPELTAADRAAVYEDHGGHAVHDSAINSFFLIDQLEWQDADDGSALSWDASGWIGGDIDRLWLRSEGERLNGKTDEAELQALWGHAISPWWDLVAGVRQDFKPGDAQTWAAFGVQGMALYNFEAEATAFIGEGGQSAARLEGDYDILLTNRLILQPTAEVNFYGKNDPARGVGSGLSDTELGVRLRYEIRREFAPYVGVTWNRTYGNTADYARAEGEDRSEARLVLGLRMWF from the coding sequence ATGACCACTTTTTTTCAATACCCCATGGCACTCATTGCCAGCCTCACCCTCGGCGCCACCACCTCGGCCTGGGCGGCGGGCAACGACATGCAAGGCATGGATCACAGCCAGATGCCCGGGATGGACCATAGCCAGATGCAAGGTATGGATTCGATGCAAGGCATGGACTCGATGCAGGGCATGGAGCCCATGCAATCAGCGCCGACCACCAGCCGCACGCCGATCCCGGAACTGACAGCCGCCGATCGCGCCGCCGTCTACGAGGATCATGGCGGACACGCGGTGCATGACAGCGCAATCAATTCGTTTTTCCTCATCGACCAGCTGGAGTGGCAAGACGCCGATGACGGCAGCGCCCTGAGCTGGGATGCCTCCGGCTGGATCGGTGGCGACATCGACCGTTTGTGGCTGCGCTCCGAAGGTGAACGCCTCAACGGCAAGACCGACGAGGCGGAACTTCAGGCCCTGTGGGGCCACGCCATCAGTCCTTGGTGGGACCTGGTGGCCGGCGTACGCCAGGACTTCAAGCCGGGCGATGCGCAAACCTGGGCCGCCTTCGGCGTGCAAGGCATGGCGCTGTACAACTTCGAAGCCGAAGCCACCGCGTTCATCGGCGAAGGTGGCCAGAGCGCGGCGCGGCTGGAAGGCGACTACGACATCCTGCTGACCAATCGGTTGATCCTGCAGCCCACCGCCGAGGTCAACTTCTATGGCAAGAACGACCCCGCCCGCGGTGTCGGCTCGGGGCTGTCGGACACCGAACTCGGCGTACGGCTACGTTATGAAATACGCCGCGAATTCGCGCCATACGTTGGCGTCACCTGGAACCGGACCTACGGCAACACCGCCGACTACGCCCGCGCAGAAGGTGAAGATCGCAGCGAAGCCCGCCTGGTATTGGGGCTGCGCATGTGGTTCTGA
- a CDS encoding copper resistance system multicopper oxidase, producing the protein MQTKTSRRTFVKGLTAGGILGGLGLWRAPVWAVTSPGQPNVLSGTEFDLFIGESPVNFTGNPRTAQTINGGIPGPLLRWREGDTVTLRVRNRLKETTSIHWHGILLPANMDGVPGLSFKGIEPDGMYVYQFKVRQNGTYWYHSHSGFQEQSGVYGPLVIDAREPEPFQYERDYVVMLTDWTDEDPGNILRKLKKQSDYYNYNKRTVGDFIDDVGKNGWASTVADRKMWAEMKMNPTDLADVSGATYTYLMNGQAPDMNWTGLFKPGERLRLRFINGSAMSYFDVRIPGLKMTVVASDGQYVKPVSVDEFRIAVAETYDVIVEPTQEAYTLFAQSMDRTGYARGTLAARAGLSAPVPPLDPRPLVTMDDMGMGGMDHGSMGDMGQMSGMDHGSMQGMAGMDDSQMQGMDHSQMQGMGDMAGMDHGAIQGMDGMLSHPDTEKDNPLVDMQAMSVKPKLDDPGMGLRDNGRKVLTYSDLRSTFPDPDGREPGRTIELHLTGHMEKFVWSFNGVKFSDAAPLLLKYGERLRIVLINDTMMTHPIHLHGMWSDLEDENGQFMVRKHTIDVPPGAKRSYRVTADALGRWAYHCHLLFHMEMGMFREVRVQE; encoded by the coding sequence ATGCAAACAAAAACTTCCCGGCGAACCTTCGTAAAGGGCCTGACTGCCGGCGGCATCCTCGGTGGCCTGGGCTTGTGGCGCGCGCCTGTCTGGGCGGTCACCAGCCCTGGCCAACCCAACGTCCTGAGCGGCACCGAGTTCGATCTGTTCATCGGCGAAAGCCCGGTCAACTTCACCGGCAACCCACGTACCGCCCAGACCATCAACGGCGGCATTCCCGGCCCGCTGCTGCGCTGGCGTGAAGGCGACACCGTCACCCTGCGGGTGCGCAATCGCTTGAAGGAGACAACCTCCATCCACTGGCACGGCATCCTGCTGCCAGCCAACATGGACGGTGTTCCGGGGTTGAGTTTCAAGGGCATCGAACCCGACGGCATGTACGTGTATCAGTTCAAGGTCCGGCAAAACGGCACCTACTGGTACCACAGCCATTCTGGCTTCCAGGAACAATCCGGGGTCTACGGCCCGCTGGTGATCGACGCCAGGGAACCGGAGCCCTTCCAGTACGAACGGGACTATGTGGTGATGCTCACCGACTGGACCGATGAAGACCCCGGCAACATCCTTCGCAAGCTCAAGAAACAGTCGGACTACTACAACTACAACAAACGCACCGTCGGCGACTTCATTGACGATGTGGGCAAGAACGGCTGGGCCAGCACTGTGGCCGATCGCAAGATGTGGGCCGAGATGAAGATGAACCCCACTGACCTGGCCGATGTCAGTGGCGCCACCTACACCTACCTCATGAACGGCCAGGCGCCGGACATGAACTGGACCGGCCTGTTCAAGCCTGGCGAGCGTCTTCGCCTGCGCTTTATCAACGGCTCGGCCATGAGCTATTTCGACGTGCGCATTCCCGGCTTGAAGATGACGGTGGTGGCGTCCGACGGCCAATACGTCAAACCGGTGAGTGTCGATGAGTTTCGGATCGCCGTGGCCGAAACCTATGACGTCATCGTCGAACCGACCCAGGAGGCCTACACCCTGTTCGCCCAGTCCATGGACCGCACCGGCTATGCCCGCGGCACCCTCGCGGCCAGGGCCGGGTTGTCGGCACCGGTGCCGCCCCTGGACCCGCGGCCACTGGTGACCATGGACGACATGGGCATGGGTGGCATGGACCACGGCAGCATGGGCGACATGGGGCAAATGAGCGGCATGGACCACGGCTCGATGCAGGGCATGGCCGGGATGGACGACAGCCAGATGCAAGGCATGGATCATAGCCAGATGCAGGGGATGGGCGACATGGCCGGTATGGATCACGGTGCCATACAAGGCATGGACGGCATGCTGTCGCACCCCGACACCGAGAAAGACAACCCCCTGGTCGACATGCAGGCCATGAGCGTCAAGCCCAAGCTCGACGACCCAGGCATGGGGCTGCGCGACAACGGCCGCAAAGTGCTGACCTACTCAGACCTGCGCAGCACCTTCCCCGACCCCGACGGTCGCGAGCCGGGCCGTACGATCGAGCTGCACCTGACCGGGCACATGGAGAAATTCGTCTGGTCGTTCAACGGCGTGAAATTTTCCGACGCCGCGCCGCTGCTGCTCAAGTACGGCGAGCGACTGCGCATCGTGCTGATCAACGACACCATGATGACCCACCCCATCCACCTGCACGGCATGTGGAGCGATCTGGAGGACGAGAACGGCCAGTTCATGGTGCGCAAGCACACCATCGACGTGCCACCGGGCGCCAAGCGCAGCTACCGCGTCACCGCCGATGCCCTCGGGCGCTGGGCGTACCACTGTCATCTACTGTTTCACATGGAGATGGGGATGTTCCGTGAAGTTCGGGTGCAGGAATGA
- the nadA gene encoding quinolinate synthase NadA, protein MTQISERLLVQAHLDAKQPKPLSAEQEAWYRAAIAAELKAQDAVLVAHFYCDPIIQALAEETGGCVSDSLEMARFGNAHPAKTVVVAGVKFMGETAKILNPEKRVLMPTLEATCSLDLGCPVDEFSAFCDQHPERTVVVYANTSAAVKARADWVVTSSCALEIVESLMDNGETIIWGPDKHLGTYIQRKTGADMLLWDGACIVHEEFKSKQLEDMKALYPDAAILVHPESPTSVIELADAVGSTSQLIAAAQTLPNKTLIVATDRGIFYKMQQLCPDKVFIEAPTAGNGAACRSCAHCPWMAMNTLERTLKSLQEGANEIFVDPALIPQAIRPLKRMLDFTQAARMKLAGNA, encoded by the coding sequence ATGACGCAAATTTCCGAACGCCTTCTGGTCCAGGCCCACCTCGACGCCAAGCAGCCCAAGCCGCTGAGCGCCGAGCAAGAGGCCTGGTACCGCGCCGCCATCGCCGCCGAGCTCAAGGCTCAGGACGCGGTGCTGGTCGCGCACTTCTACTGCGACCCGATCATCCAGGCCCTGGCCGAAGAGACCGGAGGTTGCGTGTCCGACTCCCTGGAAATGGCCCGCTTCGGCAATGCCCACCCGGCCAAGACCGTGGTGGTGGCGGGGGTCAAGTTCATGGGCGAGACCGCCAAGATCCTCAACCCCGAAAAACGTGTGCTGATGCCCACCCTGGAAGCCACTTGCTCCCTGGACCTGGGCTGCCCGGTGGACGAGTTCTCGGCGTTCTGCGACCAGCATCCGGAGCGCACCGTGGTGGTGTATGCCAACACCTCGGCGGCAGTGAAGGCCCGGGCCGATTGGGTGGTGACGTCCAGTTGCGCGCTGGAAATCGTCGAGAGCCTGATGGACAACGGCGAGACGATCATCTGGGGCCCGGACAAGCACCTGGGCACCTACATCCAGCGCAAGACCGGCGCCGACATGCTGCTCTGGGACGGTGCCTGTATCGTCCACGAAGAGTTCAAGTCCAAGCAGTTGGAGGACATGAAGGCGCTGTACCCGGACGCAGCGATCCTGGTGCACCCGGAGTCGCCGACGTCGGTGATCGAACTGGCGGATGCCGTGGGCTCCACCAGCCAATTGATCGCTGCGGCCCAGACCCTGCCGAACAAGACGCTGATCGTCGCCACCGACCGGGGTATTTTCTACAAGATGCAGCAGCTGTGCCCGGACAAGGTCTTCATCGAAGCCCCGACCGCTGGCAACGGCGCGGCGTGCCGCAGTTGCGCACACTGCCCGTGGATGGCGATGAATACTCTGGAGCGCACCCTCAAGAGCTTGCAGGAGGGTGCCAACGAGATCTTCGTCGACCCGGCGCTGATCCCCCAGGCGATTCGTCCGCTCAAGCGCATGCTGGACTTCACCCAGGCGGCGCGGATGAAGTTGGCGGGGAATGCCTGA
- a CDS encoding RDD family protein, whose product MPKHLLTPQGDFPPAGLGRRLAAMFYDFLLCTALLIVTSGAYKMIQMAIIGEEQMRALTEAGALDGDPLLSTVLLFVLFGFFAKFWTHNGQTLGMQVWCIRVQNADGTAISLWQALLRFVVSIASLLLVGLGFIWALFDKRKRSWHDIYSDTQLVRIPKKTK is encoded by the coding sequence ATGCCCAAACACCTGCTCACGCCCCAGGGCGACTTCCCCCCCGCCGGCCTGGGCCGTCGCCTGGCGGCAATGTTCTATGACTTTTTGCTGTGCACGGCGCTGCTGATCGTTACCAGCGGCGCCTACAAGATGATCCAGATGGCGATCATCGGTGAAGAACAAATGCGGGCCCTGACCGAAGCTGGCGCACTGGACGGCGACCCGTTGCTGTCCACCGTGCTGCTGTTCGTGCTGTTCGGCTTCTTCGCCAAGTTCTGGACCCACAATGGCCAGACCCTGGGTATGCAGGTGTGGTGCATCCGCGTACAGAACGCCGATGGCACGGCCATCAGCCTGTGGCAGGCGCTGTTGCGGTTCGTGGTATCGATTGCGTCATTGCTGCTGGTGGGGCTGGGCTTTATCTGGGCGCTGTTCGACAAGCGCAAGCGCAGTTGGCATGACATCTACTCGGATACGCAGCTGGTGCGGATTCCCAAGAAGACCAAGTAA
- a CDS encoding cold-shock protein: protein MSQRQSGTVKWFNDEKGFGFITPESGPDLFVHFRAIQGNGFKSLKEGQKVTFVAVQGQKGMQADEVVAEA, encoded by the coding sequence ATGTCTCAACGTCAGAGCGGTACCGTCAAGTGGTTCAACGACGAGAAGGGTTTTGGTTTTATCACGCCTGAAAGCGGTCCGGACCTGTTCGTGCATTTCCGCGCCATCCAGGGCAACGGCTTCAAGAGCCTGAAAGAAGGCCAGAAAGTCACTTTCGTTGCCGTGCAGGGCCAGAAAGGCATGCAGGCTGACGAGGTTGTAGCCGAAGCCTAA
- the gcvT gene encoding glycine cleavage system aminomethyltransferase GcvT has protein sequence MSTEQLLKTPLHALHLELGARMVPFAGYDMPVQYPLGVMKEHQHTRDQAGLFDVSHMGQIRLTGAGAAKALETLVPVDIIDLPVGMQRYAMFTNENGGILDDLMVANLGNDELFLVVNAACKDQDLAHLRAHIGAQCSIEPLFEARALLALQGPAAVTVLARLAPDVAKMTFMQFQRVTLLGMDCYVSRSGYTGEDGFEISVPAAEAEKLARALLAEPEVAAIGLGARDSLRLEAGLCLYGHDMNTETTPIEASLLWAISKVRRADGARAGGFPGAETVFAQQQGGVKRKRVGLLPQERTPVREGAEIVNEAGEIIGTVCSGGFGPTLGGPLAMGYLDSAYVALDTPVWAIVRGKKVPLLVSKMPFVPQRYYRG, from the coding sequence ATGTCCACCGAACAACTGCTGAAGACCCCGCTGCACGCGCTGCACCTCGAACTCGGCGCCCGTATGGTGCCGTTCGCCGGCTACGACATGCCGGTGCAGTACCCTCTGGGGGTGATGAAGGAACACCAGCACACCCGCGACCAGGCCGGGCTGTTCGATGTGTCCCACATGGGCCAGATCCGCCTGACCGGCGCAGGCGCCGCCAAGGCCCTGGAAACCCTGGTACCGGTGGACATCATCGACCTGCCGGTGGGCATGCAGCGCTACGCCATGTTCACCAACGAGAACGGCGGCATCCTCGACGACCTGATGGTCGCCAACCTGGGCAATGACGAACTGTTCCTGGTGGTCAACGCGGCCTGCAAGGACCAGGACCTGGCCCATCTGCGAGCCCATATTGGCGCGCAGTGCAGCATCGAGCCACTGTTCGAAGCCCGTGCCCTGCTCGCCCTGCAAGGCCCGGCCGCCGTCACCGTGCTCGCGCGCCTGGCGCCGGACGTGGCGAAGATGACCTTCATGCAGTTCCAGCGAGTCACGCTGTTGGGCATGGACTGCTATGTCAGCCGTTCGGGCTACACCGGTGAAGACGGTTTCGAAATCTCGGTACCTGCCGCCGAGGCGGAAAAACTGGCCCGCGCCCTGCTGGCCGAGCCGGAAGTCGCGGCCATCGGCCTCGGCGCCCGTGACTCGCTGCGCCTGGAAGCCGGCCTGTGCCTCTACGGCCACGACATGAACACCGAGACCACGCCGATCGAAGCCAGCCTGTTGTGGGCGATTTCCAAAGTACGTCGCGCCGACGGCGCCCGCGCCGGCGGTTTCCCTGGCGCTGAAACCGTGTTCGCCCAACAACAGGGCGGCGTGAAGCGCAAACGCGTCGGCCTGCTGCCCCAGGAACGTACACCGGTGCGCGAAGGCGCAGAGATCGTCAACGAAGCGGGCGAGATTATCGGCACGGTGTGCAGCGGCGGTTTCGGCCCGACCCTGGGCGGTCCGTTGGCGATGGGTTACCTGGACAGCGCCTATGTCGCCCTGGATACGCCAGTTTGGGCCATCGTGCGTGGGAAAAAGGTGCCTTTACTTGTAAGCAAAATGCCATTCGTCCCACAGCGCTACTATCGCGGTTGA
- a CDS encoding L-serine ammonia-lyase has product MSLSVFDLFKIGIGPSSSHTVGPMRAAARFAEGLRRDDLLNCTTSVKVELYGSLGATGKGHGSDKAVLLGLEGEHPDTVDTETVDARLQAIRSSGRLNLLGEHSIEFNEKLHLAMIRKPLAFHPNGMIFRAFDAAGLQVRSREYYSVGGGFVVDEGAAGADRIVEDATPLTFPFKSAKDLLGHCSTYGLSISQVMLTNESAWRPEAETRAGLLKIWQVMQDCVAAGCRNEGILPGGLKVKRRAAALHRQLCKNPEAALRDPLSVLDWVNLYALAVNEENAYGGRVVTAPTNGAAGIIPAVLHYYMRFIPGASEDGVVRFLLTAAAIGILYKENASISGAEVGCQGEVGVACSMAAGALCEVLGGSVQQVENAAEIGMEHNLGLTCDPIGGLVQVPCIERNAMGSVKAINAVRMAMRGDGHHFVSLDKVIRTMRQTGADMKSKYKETARGGLAVNIIEC; this is encoded by the coding sequence ATGTCGTTAAGCGTGTTCGACCTGTTCAAGATCGGTATCGGCCCTTCCAGCTCCCATACCGTCGGCCCGATGCGTGCCGCTGCCCGTTTCGCCGAGGGGCTACGTCGCGATGACTTGCTCAATTGCACCACCAGCGTCAAGGTCGAGCTCTACGGCTCGCTCGGCGCCACCGGCAAGGGCCACGGCAGCGACAAGGCCGTGCTGCTAGGCCTGGAAGGCGAGCATCCCGACACCGTGGACACCGAAACCGTCGACGCCCGCCTGCAGGCGATCCGCAGCAGCGGTCGCCTGAACCTGCTCGGCGAACACTCCATCGAATTCAATGAAAAGCTGCACTTGGCGATGATCCGCAAGCCGTTGGCCTTTCACCCCAACGGCATGATCTTCCGCGCCTTCGATGCCGCAGGGCTGCAAGTGCGTAGCCGCGAGTACTACTCGGTCGGTGGCGGTTTTGTCGTCGACGAAGGCGCGGCCGGCGCCGACCGCATCGTCGAAGATGCCACGCCCCTGACCTTCCCCTTCAAGAGTGCCAAGGACCTGCTGGGCCATTGCAGCACCTATGGCTTGTCCATCAGCCAGGTGATGCTGACCAACGAAAGCGCCTGGCGCCCCGAAGCCGAGACCCGTGCCGGCCTGCTGAAAATCTGGCAGGTGATGCAGGATTGCGTGGCGGCGGGCTGTCGCAACGAAGGGATTCTGCCGGGCGGGCTGAAGGTCAAGCGCCGGGCCGCGGCGTTGCACCGCCAGCTGTGCAAGAACCCGGAGGCCGCACTGCGCGACCCGCTGTCGGTGCTCGACTGGGTCAACCTGTACGCCTTGGCGGTCAACGAAGAAAACGCCTATGGCGGGCGCGTCGTCACCGCGCCTACCAACGGGGCGGCGGGGATCATTCCGGCGGTGCTGCATTACTACATGCGCTTTATCCCCGGCGCCAGCGAAGATGGCGTGGTGCGGTTCCTGCTGACCGCCGCCGCCATCGGCATCCTGTACAAGGAAAACGCCTCCATCTCCGGCGCCGAGGTCGGCTGCCAGGGTGAAGTCGGCGTGGCCTGCTCCATGGCCGCCGGCGCCCTGTGCGAAGTGCTCGGCGGCAGCGTGCAGCAAGTGGAAAACGCCGCCGAGATCGGCATGGAACACAACCTTGGCCTGACCTGCGACCCGATCGGCGGCCTGGTGCAGGTACCGTGCATCGAACGCAACGCCATGGGCTCGGTGAAGGCCATCAACGCGGTGCGCATGGCCATGCGCGGCGACGGGCATCACTTCGTTTCCCTCGACAAAGTCATCCGCACCATGCGCCAGACCGGCGCCGACATGAAAAGCAAATACAAGGAGACCGCCCGCGGCGGTCTGGCGGTCAACATCATCGAATGCTGA